The Armatimonadota bacterium genome contains a region encoding:
- the gmk gene encoding guanylate kinase — translation MKFAQNRVVILSGPSGVGKDTVLDRWMAENPLVERVVAATTRSPREGEIDGDAYHFLSLDEFESRASNGDFLEFKNVHGNWYATPISSVNAILEKGGVAVLKIDVQGAEEVVRTHPEIVTIFLLPPSIEELERRIRSRATDSEEAIEQRLLNAKEEIERSEFYLHHIVNQSIEGVVDQLEQIVGAVEV, via the coding sequence ATGAAATTTGCCCAAAACCGAGTGGTGATTCTTAGCGGGCCAAGCGGTGTCGGCAAGGACACCGTGCTCGACCGATGGATGGCCGAGAATCCCCTAGTTGAGCGGGTGGTGGCGGCAACAACTCGGTCGCCGAGAGAAGGAGAAATCGATGGTGACGCCTATCACTTTCTCTCACTCGACGAGTTTGAGAGTAGAGCCTCGAACGGAGATTTTCTTGAGTTCAAAAATGTCCACGGCAATTGGTACGCAACTCCGATTTCGAGCGTCAATGCAATTCTTGAAAAGGGTGGCGTTGCCGTTCTGAAGATCGATGTGCAAGGTGCCGAGGAAGTGGTTCGGACTCATCCAGAAATCGTCACCATTTTCTTGTTGCCGCCATCAATTGAAGAACTCGAAAGACGGATTCGCAGCCGAGCGACAGATAGCGAGGAAGCCATAGAGCAACGCTTGTTGAACGCCAAAGAGGAGATCGAGCGGTCAGAGTTCTATCTGCACCACATCGTGAATCAGAGCATTGAAGGGGTGGTCGACCAGCTTGAACAAATTGTGGGAGCGGTCGAAGTCTGA
- a CDS encoding endonuclease/exonuclease/phosphatase family protein: MPVLSAVWTICVYRFCDQYWWATLLGTPPLTYMVGTTLFLLILMLILGKGKEVKWLAAVLMAIVGFLAYHPIPAGPSPGQHLISVMSWNVRSGYSPSEALAKQIKKYDPDVVCLQQSTPQITQELADILGGYNYRASGQIGILTKLSIIEDQTVVVGEAKERSSILGLRLALEDKKFWVASVHLVHGFRPNWLKPVDDLQNRLDLGSQVRTMQLDAVLNTFATKEEPVLLAGDFNMQPTGFLYRKITRKFVDTAPAFPPVATYPNFAPAWNIDQIFVKDLHSTHKKSISTTLSEHLPVMVEVSLP; encoded by the coding sequence TTGCCAGTACTTTCTGCCGTCTGGACGATCTGCGTCTACCGCTTTTGCGACCAGTATTGGTGGGCAACACTCCTCGGGACTCCACCGCTCACCTACATGGTCGGCACCACCCTGTTCTTGCTGATTCTGATGCTCATTCTGGGAAAGGGCAAAGAGGTGAAATGGCTTGCGGCTGTGCTGATGGCAATTGTCGGATTTTTGGCCTATCACCCAATCCCTGCAGGTCCCTCCCCGGGCCAGCATCTGATTTCTGTGATGAGTTGGAACGTGCGCAGTGGATATTCGCCTAGCGAAGCGCTTGCCAAACAGATCAAAAAGTACGATCCAGACGTAGTTTGCTTGCAGCAGTCCACACCGCAGATCACGCAGGAGCTTGCCGACATTTTGGGCGGCTACAACTACCGCGCGAGTGGACAGATCGGGATTCTCACCAAACTCAGTATCATCGAGGACCAAACTGTCGTGGTCGGCGAAGCCAAGGAACGGAGCTCAATTCTTGGATTGCGCCTTGCCCTCGAAGACAAAAAATTCTGGGTGGCTAGCGTCCACCTGGTTCATGGTTTCCGCCCCAATTGGCTTAAGCCGGTCGACGATCTCCAAAATCGACTGGATCTGGGATCACAAGTCCGTACAATGCAGCTCGATGCGGTCTTGAACACATTCGCCACGAAGGAAGAGCCGGTACTTCTGGCCGGCGATTTTAATATGCAGCCGACGGGATTCTTGTACAGGAAGATCACTCGCAAGTTTGTGGACACGGCGCCAGCCTTTCCTCCAGTTGCGACATATCCGAACTTTGCTCCGGCCTGGAATATCGACCAAATCTTCGTGAAGGACCTCCATTCCACCCATAAAAAGTCGATTTCGACCACTCTCAGCGAACACCTTCCAGTGATGGTTGAAGTTTCATTGCCGTAA
- a CDS encoding bifunctional 3,4-dihydroxy-2-butanone-4-phosphate synthase/GTP cyclohydrolase II, with product MTTESPIATIEEALSELKKGRMIIVVDDPDRENEGDLVCAAEACTPEIMNFMIMHGRGVPFIPTTAERLKELGIPMMTKQNTARHGTAMAETVDALHGATTGVSAHDRTLAVKIFVDDKATPGDLARPGHIIPLRAEEGGVLRRAGHTEAIVDLAKLAGFKPVGLGCEILNNDGTMMRLGGELEAFAKHHGLIIVTIADLIAYRRHHERLIVRKAGPIDFPTKYGNFKLYAYEPTVDRDPYVAIVKGDVAGDEPVLVRMHSSCLTGDLLGSLRCDCGDQLEIALRKIEQEGKGVVVYIQQEGRGIGIINKLRAYELQDQGMDTVDANLALGFAADSRDYSLGAQLLADLGIRRIRLMTNNPAKRAGLQGYGLEFVEFVPIIADYEESREEYLKTKAEKMGHMLPASDGEK from the coding sequence ATGACCACGGAATCGCCGATCGCAACGATTGAAGAAGCTCTCAGCGAGCTGAAGAAGGGACGAATGATCATCGTCGTGGATGATCCTGACCGCGAGAATGAGGGTGACCTCGTTTGCGCCGCAGAAGCTTGCACGCCCGAGATCATGAATTTCATGATCATGCACGGCCGTGGCGTTCCGTTTATTCCGACTACCGCGGAGAGACTCAAAGAGCTCGGCATCCCGATGATGACGAAGCAGAATACTGCTCGCCATGGCACAGCGATGGCCGAAACCGTGGATGCATTGCACGGCGCCACAACCGGTGTTAGCGCGCATGATCGAACGTTGGCGGTCAAGATTTTTGTCGATGACAAAGCAACGCCCGGCGACCTTGCTCGGCCAGGACACATTATTCCGCTAAGAGCAGAAGAAGGCGGCGTTCTACGAAGGGCTGGTCATACCGAAGCCATCGTCGACTTGGCAAAGTTGGCAGGCTTCAAGCCTGTCGGCCTAGGCTGTGAAATCCTCAATAACGACGGGACGATGATGCGGCTTGGTGGCGAGCTCGAAGCTTTTGCTAAACACCACGGCCTGATCATTGTCACCATCGCCGACCTGATCGCCTACCGCCGGCATCACGAGCGGTTGATCGTAAGGAAGGCTGGTCCGATCGACTTCCCCACCAAATACGGCAATTTCAAGCTCTACGCCTATGAGCCGACTGTCGATCGCGACCCTTACGTCGCCATCGTAAAGGGCGATGTGGCTGGTGACGAACCTGTGCTCGTCCGGATGCACAGCTCATGCCTGACTGGCGATCTTTTGGGATCGTTGCGCTGCGATTGCGGCGATCAGCTGGAAATCGCCCTTCGCAAAATCGAGCAAGAAGGCAAAGGCGTTGTGGTCTACATCCAGCAAGAAGGTCGCGGAATTGGGATCATCAACAAATTGCGCGCCTACGAACTTCAGGATCAGGGCATGGACACAGTGGACGCCAACCTTGCGCTCGGATTTGCTGCGGACAGCCGCGATTATTCGCTCGGCGCACAGCTTCTCGCCGACTTAGGAATTCGCCGCATTCGGTTGATGACCAACAACCCGGCTAAGCGTGCTGGACTCCAAGGCTATGGCCTCGAATTTGTCGAGTTTGTGCCTATCATCGCGGATTATGAAGAATCGCGCGAAGAGTATCTGAAAACCAAGGCGGAGAAGATGGGGCACATGCTTCCGGCAAGCGATGGAGAAAAGTAA
- a CDS encoding prolipoprotein diacylglyceryl transferase codes for MHPILFNINGFELRSFGVMLMIGFLVGIAMASRRSERFGLKSSVVQDSAIWLIVAGIIGARVLFIVQEWPKFAGRPDQIFKIQMDGLTSFGGLLGGLLAILIVSKLKNFKPSQLFDTVGIPMLVAHAIGRVGCLLNGCCYGHACETSPPGVHVEGLPGYFLPAQLVDFALVLIGAFIVSRIELGGKLKRGQSFSLVLVVYGVARFIYEFFRAGTSSTTMGSTGMTEAHVAAAVMAMFGFGLYLYQAKRSQLVASETVS; via the coding sequence ATGCACCCAATCCTCTTTAACATCAACGGTTTTGAATTGCGCAGTTTTGGCGTGATGCTCATGATCGGGTTCTTGGTAGGAATCGCGATGGCGTCTCGCCGATCCGAGCGATTTGGATTGAAAAGCTCGGTCGTGCAAGATTCAGCGATCTGGCTCATCGTTGCAGGGATCATAGGAGCTCGAGTGCTGTTCATCGTCCAGGAATGGCCAAAGTTTGCCGGTCGCCCAGACCAAATTTTCAAAATTCAGATGGACGGCCTCACCAGTTTTGGGGGCTTGCTTGGTGGATTGCTCGCGATTTTGATCGTGAGCAAACTCAAGAATTTCAAGCCATCCCAGCTGTTTGACACGGTCGGAATTCCGATGCTCGTGGCTCACGCAATTGGGCGTGTCGGCTGTTTGCTTAATGGTTGCTGCTACGGCCACGCCTGCGAGACCTCTCCGCCTGGCGTCCATGTCGAAGGGCTTCCAGGCTACTTTCTTCCGGCTCAGCTGGTTGATTTTGCGTTGGTCTTGATCGGCGCATTTATCGTTAGCCGGATTGAACTTGGCGGCAAGCTGAAGCGGGGCCAATCCTTCTCCTTAGTCTTGGTTGTCTACGGAGTTGCCCGGTTTATTTACGAGTTCTTCCGTGCTGGCACAAGTTCGACAACAATGGGGTCAACCGGCATGACTGAAGCTCACGTGGCCGCTGCAGTGATGGCCATGTTTGGATTCGGGCTTTACCTCTATCAAGCAAAGCGCTCGCAATTGGTAGCATCGGAGACCGTAAGCTGA
- a CDS encoding phage holin family protein, protein MKWVTLTVAIILTAAICNAINLPFTAPIKGVGDVLQIFVGAAVLAFLGATLGKILKLITLPLNCLTLGLMSLVINGVILWWVGSLGFGFKVDNFLSAFVGSILISICNAVVGSFLIPDKDSKRKGKDDE, encoded by the coding sequence ATGAAATGGGTCACGCTGACCGTCGCGATTATTCTGACGGCGGCCATTTGCAACGCGATCAATTTGCCGTTCACAGCTCCCATCAAAGGAGTCGGCGATGTACTCCAGATTTTTGTCGGAGCGGCGGTGCTCGCGTTCCTGGGCGCCACTCTTGGAAAAATCCTCAAACTGATCACCCTCCCGTTGAACTGCCTCACGCTGGGGCTAATGAGTTTGGTGATCAATGGCGTGATATTGTGGTGGGTGGGCTCTCTCGGGTTCGGTTTCAAGGTGGACAACTTCCTTTCGGCATTTGTCGGAAGCATCCTGATCTCAATTTGCAATGCGGTCGTCGGTTCTTTCCTTATCCCAGACAAAGATTCCAAGCGAAAAGGTAAAGATGACGAATGA
- the lipA gene encoding lipoyl synthase has product MNQTLPEWLKIRLPRPDTIKEVEQLMRSKNLHTVCESARCPNLPECWSKKTATFMILGNTCTRACGFCAINTGKGEELDPMEPMSVAMSAKRMGMKHVVVTSVARDDLKDEGAGHFAKTIMALHKVVPETIVEILTPDFKAKPELIKIVVDSFPEIYNHNIETIERLHTIVRPQARYARTMRALEIVKELNPKIYTKSGIMLGLGETKDEVLKTLQDLRAIGVDAVTIGQYLRPTMKHLPVVRFVHPDEFKEYEKIGEKMGFAFVASGPFIRSSYNAIEFSKKVMKERLDKADEVIRLREAEEAAQV; this is encoded by the coding sequence ATGAACCAGACGTTGCCGGAGTGGTTGAAGATTCGGCTTCCGCGGCCCGACACCATCAAAGAAGTCGAGCAGCTCATGCGCAGCAAGAACCTCCACACGGTTTGTGAAAGCGCGCGATGCCCTAACCTTCCCGAATGCTGGTCCAAGAAGACCGCCACCTTCATGATTCTGGGCAACACCTGCACCCGGGCTTGTGGGTTCTGCGCAATCAACACCGGTAAGGGCGAAGAACTCGACCCAATGGAGCCGATGAGCGTCGCCATGAGTGCCAAGCGGATGGGCATGAAGCACGTCGTGGTCACTAGCGTCGCCAGAGACGACCTCAAAGATGAAGGAGCTGGCCACTTTGCCAAAACCATTATGGCCTTGCACAAGGTCGTACCAGAGACGATTGTCGAAATTCTGACTCCGGACTTCAAGGCGAAGCCGGAGCTGATCAAGATCGTTGTGGATTCCTTCCCAGAAATCTACAATCACAACATCGAAACCATCGAGCGGCTGCACACGATCGTTCGGCCACAAGCACGCTATGCCCGCACGATGCGTGCTCTGGAGATCGTCAAGGAACTCAATCCGAAGATCTACACAAAGAGCGGGATTATGCTTGGCCTTGGCGAAACTAAGGACGAGGTCCTCAAGACTTTGCAGGATCTGAGAGCCATTGGAGTGGACGCCGTGACCATCGGACAGTACCTTCGGCCGACGATGAAGCACCTGCCGGTCGTGCGATTTGTTCACCCGGACGAATTCAAGGAATACGAGAAGATCGGCGAAAAAATGGGGTTCGCGTTCGTCGCATCAGGACCATTCATTCGGTCGAGCTACAACGCCATCGAGTTTTCGAAAAAGGTGATGAAAGAGCGGCTCGACAAGGCTGATGAAGTCATCAGGCTGCGAGAAGCTGAGGAAGCCGCCCAAGTCTAA
- a CDS encoding preprotein translocase subunit SecA — protein sequence MLQLLRKMFDNSDRDVKALLPTVERINALEDAIAGLSDEQLKAKTQEYRDRLAAGEDLDEILPEAFATVREASLRTLGMRQFDVQLIGGMVLHQGRISEMKTGEGKTLVAVAPMYLNALGGLGAHLVTVNDYLARRDATWMGPIYDFLGLSVGIIQGQSMDSDELGGSYRYVPGADVLNDPRYVNLVPCSRREAYLCDITYGTNHEFGFDYLRDNMAFRVEQLSMRELNFAIVDEVDSILIDEARTPHIISGPSNDDVSLYKQIDLIARQLVQGEKDDVDKPGIHYVIDKKNHSATLTEQGMDTIENMLGIDNIASDPKLFHHINAAIKAHGVFTKDIDYVVRGNEVVIVDENTGRMMFGRRYSDGLHQALEAKEGVAIQRESQTVAVITFQNLFRMYDKLAGMTGTAKTEEDEFRKIYGLDVVSIPTHRGLKRVDKEDAVFKSEEAKFRAIAYELLIRYAKQQPVLVGTRSIEMSETVSARLNPDMLQKVLLLYRLYEVKEDKSTNKETKKLIDELVQLPLSEINSQTMSLVCSKAGIPGIAIASENEEWFLTKHGLPKENISYLDEALRHGAPHNVLNAKFHEKEALIISEAGRKGAITIATNMAGRGVDILLGGRVADAIIEKDRAKDAEEEDELSFDPEYADTFKHFRRGGLERAAPPLPLDDQERKGLAEEVRALGGLFILGTERHESRRIDNQLRGRAGRQGDPGESKFFVSLEDQLWKIFNANMADHPVLRGWPVMEEINASFLTKAILKTQERIENHFFEARKHVLEYDDVLNSQREHIYAMRREYLLGKDAREELEIGLEEVVHDAIAAGWDFDDNGNRVFDSTAVFERLNEYMPIVDYVTPSELNGKSQEELDDFLFETAMKAYKDRAEIFAGEMPDVERMIMLQAINDKWMEHLQTIDYIREGIGLRSYGQVDPLVAYKRETYDLFNSTLKHIREESVKFLFRAQPARDVSSEEEGVPSMMQIEGSQLPEGTGVQGEWPQDVDPKRVGRNDTCPCGSGKKFKQCHYPSFREDGLI from the coding sequence ATGTTACAACTTTTACGAAAAATGTTCGACAACAGCGACCGCGATGTGAAGGCGCTGTTACCCACTGTAGAGCGGATCAACGCTCTTGAAGATGCAATCGCAGGGCTCTCAGACGAGCAACTAAAGGCCAAGACCCAAGAATATCGGGATCGTCTCGCCGCAGGCGAGGATCTCGACGAAATCCTTCCAGAAGCCTTCGCAACCGTACGCGAGGCCAGCCTACGGACCCTTGGAATGCGCCAGTTCGACGTCCAGCTTATCGGTGGCATGGTCTTGCACCAAGGCCGAATTTCAGAAATGAAAACCGGTGAAGGAAAGACCCTAGTTGCGGTCGCCCCGATGTATCTCAATGCCCTTGGCGGGCTTGGCGCGCACCTTGTGACGGTCAACGACTATCTCGCACGACGCGACGCGACCTGGATGGGTCCTATCTACGACTTCCTCGGTCTCAGCGTCGGAATTATCCAAGGCCAAAGCATGGATAGTGACGAGCTTGGTGGGTCCTACCGCTATGTTCCCGGCGCCGACGTCTTGAACGATCCTCGATACGTGAACTTGGTGCCATGCTCCCGCCGAGAAGCCTATCTTTGCGACATCACCTACGGTACGAACCATGAGTTTGGCTTTGATTATCTGCGCGATAACATGGCGTTCCGAGTTGAGCAGCTCAGCATGCGCGAACTCAACTTCGCGATCGTCGACGAAGTTGACTCGATTCTTATTGACGAAGCACGAACTCCGCACATCATCAGCGGACCTTCCAACGACGATGTCAGCTTGTACAAACAGATCGACCTGATCGCTCGGCAACTCGTGCAAGGCGAAAAGGATGACGTCGATAAGCCAGGCATCCACTATGTGATCGACAAGAAGAATCACAGCGCGACGCTTACGGAGCAAGGCATGGACACGATCGAAAACATGCTCGGTATCGACAACATCGCCTCTGATCCTAAGCTCTTCCACCATATCAATGCTGCCATCAAGGCGCATGGTGTCTTCACCAAGGACATCGACTATGTGGTGCGCGGAAACGAAGTCGTGATTGTGGACGAAAACACCGGCCGCATGATGTTTGGGCGTCGCTATTCCGATGGTTTGCACCAAGCACTTGAAGCTAAAGAAGGTGTCGCCATCCAGCGCGAAAGCCAGACCGTCGCGGTCATTACTTTCCAGAACTTGTTCCGAATGTACGACAAGCTGGCTGGTATGACCGGTACCGCAAAGACTGAAGAGGACGAATTCCGAAAGATCTATGGCTTGGACGTGGTGAGCATCCCTACCCACCGAGGGCTGAAGCGCGTGGACAAAGAAGATGCTGTATTCAAGTCGGAAGAAGCCAAGTTCCGGGCGATCGCTTACGAACTTCTGATTCGTTACGCGAAGCAACAACCTGTTCTAGTCGGTACGCGGTCCATCGAAATGTCGGAAACCGTTTCGGCTCGGCTCAATCCAGACATGCTCCAAAAGGTGCTCTTGCTCTATCGACTCTACGAAGTCAAAGAAGATAAGTCCACCAACAAGGAAACCAAAAAGCTGATTGACGAATTGGTGCAACTGCCATTGTCCGAAATCAACTCGCAGACGATGTCGTTGGTTTGCAGCAAGGCCGGAATCCCTGGAATTGCGATCGCTTCAGAAAACGAAGAGTGGTTCCTCACGAAGCACGGATTGCCTAAGGAGAACATTTCCTACTTAGATGAAGCTTTGCGGCACGGTGCACCACACAACGTTTTGAACGCGAAGTTCCACGAAAAGGAAGCTCTGATCATCAGCGAAGCCGGACGCAAGGGCGCCATCACAATCGCTACGAACATGGCGGGTCGTGGTGTGGACATTTTGCTGGGCGGCCGCGTGGCGGATGCGATCATCGAAAAAGATCGCGCCAAGGACGCTGAAGAGGAAGACGAACTCAGCTTTGACCCTGAGTACGCCGATACCTTCAAGCACTTCCGACGAGGTGGTCTGGAACGCGCCGCGCCTCCGCTCCCGCTCGACGACCAAGAGCGAAAAGGACTCGCAGAGGAAGTCCGCGCGCTCGGAGGATTGTTCATTCTGGGTACCGAACGGCACGAAAGTCGCCGAATCGATAACCAGCTGCGCGGTCGTGCTGGACGACAAGGCGACCCAGGCGAATCCAAATTCTTCGTCAGTCTTGAGGACCAGCTCTGGAAGATCTTCAACGCCAACATGGCGGATCACCCTGTTCTGAGGGGATGGCCCGTCATGGAGGAAATCAACGCGAGCTTCCTCACGAAGGCGATTTTGAAGACTCAAGAACGAATCGAGAACCACTTCTTCGAAGCTCGAAAGCACGTTCTGGAGTATGACGACGTTCTGAATTCACAGCGCGAGCATATCTATGCGATGCGCCGTGAATATCTGCTCGGCAAAGATGCTCGAGAAGAACTCGAAATCGGCTTGGAAGAAGTTGTCCACGATGCCATCGCAGCGGGTTGGGACTTTGACGACAACGGCAACCGAGTGTTTGATTCGACGGCTGTATTCGAGCGATTGAACGAATACATGCCGATCGTCGACTATGTCACTCCGTCTGAATTGAACGGCAAGTCGCAAGAAGAACTGGATGACTTCTTGTTCGAAACCGCGATGAAGGCATACAAAGACCGCGCAGAAATCTTCGCCGGAGAAATGCCGGATGTTGAGCGCATGATCATGCTTCAAGCGATCAACGATAAGTGGATGGAGCACTTGCAGACCATCGACTACATCCGAGAAGGAATTGGGCTCCGCTCGTACGGTCAGGTCGATCCGCTCGTTGCGTACAAGCGCGAGACTTACGACCTCTTCAACAGCACGCTCAAGCACATTCGCGAAGAATCCGTGAAGTTCTTGTTCCGAGCTCAACCCGCGCGGGACGTCTCAAGCGAGGAGGAAGGTGTGCCATCGATGATGCAAATCGAAGGCTCGCAACTACCTGAAGGAACTGGTGTTCAAGGCGAATGGCCGCAAGACGTCGATCCAAAGCGCGTTGGGCGCAACGACACTTGCCCTTGCGGAAGTGGCAAGAAATTTAAACAGTGCCACTATCCTTCGTTCCGTGAAGACGGACTGATCTAA
- the yvcK gene encoding uridine diphosphate-N-acetylglucosamine-binding protein YvcK has translation MIINRRMLKRWLAPTAEILWAVVALLFGLAIVLAGLSLSFRALVNPLMGGLERGWNSLLRSTIGVESLDVSNHLLGGAFLLLGLALLWVGGKGIMNSFVRTLNPNIGPNMATAYVRKQQLARGPKIVCLGGGTGLSTLLRGLKSHSSNITAIVTVTDDGGSSGRLSEELGIIPPGDMRNCLVALADAEKLMTDLFQYRFKGKSGSLSGHSLGNLLIAGLIEQSSGDFEKALNMASEVLAIRGRVMPSSLERIRLRALLEDGSEVCGETKIVESGGRIRRLFIDPQDVQAYPEAIEAIEEAEMIVIGPGSVYTSVIPNLLVKGIPEAIRNSKAVKAYVCNVMTQPGESDAFSAAEHLLAIEANVEHRLFEYILVNTQVPSSAAVGKYRDRDQYPVEPDIDRIRSMGFRVKPGDFMSESDFVRHDPLRVTDALMEIFHR, from the coding sequence ATGATCATTAACCGGAGAATGCTCAAGCGGTGGCTCGCACCGACGGCTGAGATTCTCTGGGCCGTGGTTGCGCTACTTTTTGGCCTTGCGATTGTGCTCGCCGGGCTGAGCTTGAGCTTTCGCGCGCTGGTCAATCCCTTGATGGGTGGCCTCGAACGAGGGTGGAACTCGCTTTTGCGATCGACCATTGGCGTCGAGAGCCTTGATGTTTCCAATCACCTTCTTGGTGGGGCGTTTTTGCTTCTCGGCTTGGCACTCTTGTGGGTCGGCGGCAAAGGCATCATGAATTCGTTTGTCCGCACATTGAACCCAAACATTGGTCCGAACATGGCGACCGCATACGTTCGCAAGCAGCAGTTGGCCCGCGGTCCAAAAATTGTTTGCTTGGGAGGTGGAACCGGACTTTCGACCTTGCTCCGGGGACTGAAAAGCCATAGTTCAAACATCACTGCAATCGTTACTGTCACTGATGACGGTGGCTCTAGCGGCAGGCTGAGTGAAGAGCTAGGCATCATTCCGCCTGGTGACATGCGCAACTGCTTGGTGGCTCTTGCCGATGCGGAAAAGCTGATGACCGACCTTTTTCAATATCGGTTTAAAGGCAAATCAGGCTCGTTGAGCGGCCACAGTTTGGGGAATCTTCTTATCGCGGGACTCATCGAACAGAGTTCTGGTGACTTCGAGAAAGCGCTCAACATGGCCAGCGAAGTTTTGGCGATCCGTGGGCGAGTCATGCCCAGTAGCCTCGAACGGATTCGTTTAAGAGCTTTGCTTGAAGACGGCAGCGAGGTCTGTGGTGAGACAAAGATTGTCGAGAGCGGCGGTCGAATTCGCCGGTTGTTCATTGACCCACAAGACGTGCAGGCATACCCTGAAGCGATCGAGGCGATTGAGGAAGCAGAAATGATCGTCATCGGACCAGGGAGCGTCTACACCAGCGTCATTCCTAACCTTTTGGTTAAGGGGATTCCCGAGGCGATCCGCAATAGCAAAGCCGTAAAGGCGTATGTCTGTAACGTGATGACCCAGCCCGGCGAGAGCGATGCTTTTTCCGCCGCGGAGCACCTTTTGGCTATCGAAGCGAACGTAGAACATCGCCTCTTTGAATATATTTTGGTCAACACCCAAGTGCCTTCCTCCGCAGCGGTCGGCAAGTATCGGGATCGGGACCAGTACCCTGTCGAGCCAGATATCGACCGCATTCGATCCATGGGATTCCGGGTTAAACCAGGAGATTTCATGAGCGAATCTGACTTTGTTCGGCACGATCCGTTGCGGGTGACCGATGCCTTGATGGAGATCTTCCACCGATGA
- a CDS encoding caspase family protein: MIGINDYPTPTDEKGQPMKDEKGNVIDNDLRGPKNDVKSIQDLMLKNYGVKSSNIKSLLDKDASGKNLLESLKWIMNSAKPGDQVVLFYSGHGGQIPTEDKSEKDGKDEVFVLADGALVVDDLINDLRNILTTNGINFTGIFDSCFSGGMSRDAGPNKRFKFLPNVTKYKNYKTFKAKLPSMPAVRPNATTKAMASKGSFAFLYAGREDQPTIDLGSDDPKVESHGLFTLALTAIVSEEPTAPAKPVIEAIASFLKDNEIDQEPTFEFSDEDRSNQPIILVAK, from the coding sequence ATGATTGGTATTAATGACTATCCGACTCCGACCGACGAAAAGGGTCAACCGATGAAGGACGAGAAGGGCAATGTCATTGATAACGATTTGCGCGGTCCAAAGAATGACGTAAAATCTATTCAAGACCTGATGCTTAAAAACTATGGTGTTAAGTCAAGCAATATCAAATCGCTATTGGACAAGGACGCCAGCGGTAAGAACCTTTTGGAATCTCTCAAATGGATCATGAATTCCGCGAAACCAGGCGATCAAGTCGTGCTTTTCTACAGCGGCCACGGCGGACAAATTCCAACCGAAGATAAGAGCGAAAAGGATGGTAAGGACGAAGTGTTCGTTCTCGCTGATGGTGCGCTGGTTGTCGATGATTTGATCAACGACTTGCGAAATATCCTGACTACAAACGGCATTAACTTTACCGGCATCTTCGATAGCTGCTTCTCCGGCGGAATGTCACGAGATGCTGGTCCAAACAAGCGATTCAAGTTTTTGCCGAACGTTACGAAGTACAAGAATTATAAGACCTTCAAGGCAAAATTGCCTAGCATGCCAGCTGTTCGTCCAAACGCGACGACGAAGGCAATGGCCTCAAAGGGCAGCTTCGCATTCCTTTACGCTGGCCGAGAAGATCAGCCAACCATCGACTTGGGCAGCGATGATCCAAAGGTCGAATCGCACGGTCTGTTTACTCTCGCACTCACCGCAATTGTGAGCGAAGAGCCAACCGCTCCAGCGAAGCCAGTGATCGAAGCAATTGCTTCCTTCTTGAAGGACAACGAGATCGATCAGGAACCAACTTTTGAGTTTAGCGACGAGGATCGAAGCAACCAGCCGATCATTCTAGTTGCTAAGTAA